In Deefgea piscis, the genomic window GTTGGTGTCGCAGTTGGTGTCGGTGTGGGGCTTGGACTTGCGGTAGGGGTGGGCGTTGGCGTTGCTGTCAGGGTAGGCGTTGGGCTCGCGCTTGCTGTGCTGCTGGCAATCAGCGCTGGGGTGCTGGCGCTAGGTTGTGGTGTATTGCCGACGTAGCCTAGCCAATGGGCGATGCCGACACCCGATGCCAAAATGACCGATGCTGCTGCCGCTAAAATCAGAGGATGTGTGCTTGAGGTCGACGTGCTCATCATGGGGGCTCCTGCTTGGAATCAATTGATTTTGCGCTGTTTTTATAAACCAAGCTATGACGCAGTGCACAGTTATAAAAAAAGCCCGTCGTGAATAACGACGAGCTTTAATTTCACAAGTAGGGGGTTATAGCCGAAATACAGTTCACTTAACGAAAAACCCTGAAAATCTGACGCAGAGACACAGAGGCGCGGAGGAAATTCAGGGGTTTTCAATTGATTTTCTCTGCGCCTTTGCGTCAAAAGCGACACCAGCAATGAAATCGAGGAAAAAAATGCCGCTCACTTGGCTTAAGTGAACGGCATTAGGGTTATAGCCGGAATTTATGCACTAAGGTTGCGAGTTGCTCTGATACGACTTTAATCGATTGTGCTGCGCCGACCGTACCTTGAGCTGCCGACATCGTGCCGTTTGAAGATTGGGCTACTTCATCGACATCATTACGGATTGCCATACTGGCATGCACTTGTTCAGCGAGCGCATTGCCGATCGCTCCCACTACCAATGCAGTGGCTTCCGTTTCTTGGCGAATGGCTTTGACCGCTTCGCCGCCTTCTTTAGCTTGGCGTATCCCTTCTTTCAGTTGGATAAACATCTCATCCATTCGGGTTTTGGCATTTTGGCCACTGCCCTGAACCGCGGTAATGGTAAGGCCAATTTCTTGCGTCGCTGAGCTGGTTCGCTCTGCGAGTTTACGCACTTCATCGGCCACCACCGCAAAGCCTCGTCCCATATCGCCAGCGCGTGCCGCTTCAATGGCCGCATTCAGAGCCAGTAGATTGGTTTGGTCGGCAACGTCGCGAATAACGGCAATAACGGCTGAAATACTGCCAACGCGCTGCGCTAAATCATCAATACTGCTTTGGGTGTCGCCAACCGCTTGTTCAATATCGGCAAAGCGGGTGACAGCCGATGAAATTACCGTGAGGCCTTGCGCAGAAATCGCCGTGGCCGATTCGCTTTGTTGGCGGGCAGTATTGGCTTGCTGTTCAGCTGAGCGAGTTTGTTCGGCAAATTGTTCTGCGGTATGCGCGATGCGGCTGGCGGCATGGCCTTGCGCTTCGATTAGACGATTACTGTCTTGGGCGCGTGACACAATGTCTTCACTGGTGTGGTGTAAGGTCGATACGGCTTGCGATAACTGCGACATTACGGTGCGTAATGATTCGCGCATGCGAATGACCGAGGCAAAAATGCTATGCGGTGAGGCGTTGTCCGCTTCATGGTGATTTTGCAAATTGCCATCAGCAACGCTTTGCACCAGTTTTAAAACTTCAGCTGGCTCGCCACCTAAGTCATTTAAAATTCGGCGCACGGTGGTGAGCATTAGAAAACCCACAATCCCAGCAACCACTAAGCAGATCCAAACTTGCCAGCGTGCATTGCTCCAAAAGCGAGCGTGCGCTTCGGCTGAGCTAACACCATTGCCGACAATCCAACCCCAGCGAGGTGTTTTTTGTGCCACAGACAGTAGCTCGACGACTTCGCCATCGCGCTCTGAGGTCCAAGGATAGGCGGTGAGTGCGCCGCCCGATTGATTGAGAGCTGCCAGCGCAATGGCGCCAACGCTGCCACCTTTGGCGTCTTTAAATTCATTAAAGCTAGTGCCATGCAGTTGTGGGTCGAGTGGCGTTGCAATGAAATTGAGTTTTTCGTCGGTAACGTAAACGTATTCAGATTTATGGTATTTATTTTCGCGCAAAATTTGCGTTGCAATGGCTTTGGCTTGTGTTTCAGTCAGTTGACCGCTGGCGGCTAAGTTTTCTAGCTGAGTGATCGTCAGGTAAGTGCTTTTAAGTAGTTGTTCAATGCGTGCTTGATTGTCGCTTGCGCTCATATCACGCATGGTGATTAAGCCAACTAACATGACGCCGATTAAGGCGACGAGAACGGCAATGGATAAGGCCCATGCTTTAAATTTAAGTGTCATCGTGAAGTCCCATACCATTTGTAACAAAGACGGTGTATGGGGGCTATTATGCCTTGGATATTAGAGATTAATAATACCGTTTCCTAAATAGTTCACTTTACCTGAGCAGTAAATCTGTAGTAGTGGATTAACTTTGATATTGATCACACAAAGTCGGCTAATGAGTTTTTGGATGGTGTGGCCTTGCTCAATTCGAAATTGCAACGGCGCTTTGGCTCCGGTAGCCAGTAAGTAACTGCCCAAATTGGCCGCGGCGGTGCCAGACGCAAAATCTTCCTCGACCCCAAAAGCATCTGAGCTAAAGCAGCGCACGGTGAATAGTTCAGCGTCACGCCGCCAGATGGTGACTTGTGCCATGGCGTTAGGGCTATTGAGAACCTGCGCTAACAAAGCGGGGTGGGGTTTGGCCTGCAAAACACTTTGCCGTGAATGTGTTTGCACCATCAGCTGCTCGACGCCGTTATCGACCCATAAAATGGGCAAAACTAAATCATGCACGCTGATATTGAGCGCTTGGGCTAAGGCAAGTGGGCTTTGGTCATAAGGACGGGTACTGCTTGGCGAGCTAATGAAATTATATTCTTCATGGCTATACCCCACCTTAAATTGCCGTGCATTGTGCGTGAGTAATAGCGACTTAAACTCTGGATCTAAATGCCGAGCAACGGCAGCGGCACCAATTAAAGCTCTACCAGAAAAAGGCAGGGCATACTGCGGTGTATAGCATTGCAGCTGCTGAGTATGAGGGCTAAAAAAAGCCACTTCAGTGCCGCCCATTTGGTAAGCGAGGGCTTGGCAGATTTCAGTATCTGGGAAGTCATCAACCACAAAAACCACGAATGGATCGCCAGCTAAGGGCTTTTCGGCAAAAACATTCAGCATGTGAAAGGAATATTGTGGCATGCGGCGATAACCTTGAAAGAATAGCTTGCTGACACTTAGTGACGCAAAAATTGGTATTTTTTGGTAAGATAGAAAAAATATTGTCTTGAATTTCCAAAAAGTTGGACTGCCATGCCTGTGAACTTACCTATTGCTGAGAAAGACCAACCCTTAAAGCGAGATCTTGATCTGCTTGCTGCCTTGTTGTCTGACACGATTCGTGAACAGGCTGGTGCTGCAACTGCTGAACAAATTGAAGCGATTCGTCAACTTGCTTTCCGCTACGTGCAAGGGCACGAACCTGATGCGGGTAAAGCATTGGCGCGTTCCTTGTCGATATTGGATATGCCAACCACCATGGCCTTGGTGCGTGCATTTAGTTATTTCTCGCATTTATCTAATATAGCAGAGGATTTGCACCATAACCGCCGCCGCCGCGCGCATAAAATTGCCGGTTCAAAACCACAGCGTGGCAGTATTGCAGCGGTGATTGATGATTTGTTAGAACGTAACGTTAAGCCATCTGAAATGTTAGCGTTATTGGCGGATACACTGATAGCCCCGGTGATGACAGCGCATCCGACAGAAGTGAAGCGTAAAACCATACTCAATTGTCATAATGCGCTCGCGGCCTTACTGACAGAGCGCGATCGTAGCCAGATGACGCCAGAAGAAGTTCGCGACAATCAAGAAGCCATGGAACGGGTGATGCTGACTTTGTGGCAAACCCGCGAAGTGCGTACGGTAAAACTGACCGTGCAAGATGAAATTGAAAATGGTTCGACCTTTTTCCGTAATACCTTCTTGCATGAAATTCCACGCCTTTATCAAGACTTAGAAGACAAGTTTTCTGATATGAGCGGTGAAGCCATTCAATTACCGAACTTTATTCAAGTCGGTAGCTGGATTGGTGGTGATCGCGATGGCAACCCCAATGTGACGGCCGATGTGATGCGCTACGCCGTGTCACGCCAAGCTGGCGTGGCATTAGATCATTACTACCAACAATGCTTGAAGCTTGAGGGCGAATTGTCGATGTCGACGCGCTTGGTGGCAGTGGATCAAGCGTTGTCTGAATTGGCTGAAAGCGCTGTTGACGATAAAAATCGCAAAATTGGCGAACCTTATCGTCAGGCGGTATCGGCGATTGCATCGCGCATTTTTGCTACCGCGCTTGAAATCGGTACGTTTCACCATGAATTACACGATGTGGCCCGGGCTGCCGCGTATAAAAATGTTGAAGAATTATCGGCTGATTTAGCCACGATTGAACGTTCATTGAAAGCACATGGTGCAGTGAAGTTAGCCAATGGTCGTTTGCGTCGTTTGCAGCGTGCCGTATCGGTATTTGGCTTTTTCTTAGCGCCAGTCGATATGCGTCAGAATTCGGCCATTCATGAAAAAATGATTGGTGAGCTGTTTCAGCAAGCGGGCTTAGAAGAATACAGCAAGCTCAACGAGCAATCTCGCCGTACGGTACTGCTGCGTGAGCTTTCAAGCCCACGACCATTAATCTGCCCATACGATGTGACCTATAGCCCTGAAGTGCAGCAAGAATTAGATATCTTGCTCGCTGCCGCTGAATTACAAGCGCGCTATGGTGAGGCGGTATTACCGAATTATATTATTTCTAACTGTGAATCCGTTTCGGATATGTTGGAAGTGGCTGTGTTGCTCAATGACGTGGGCTTGGTGTCATTGGCGCCGCAAGTTCGCAGCAAAGTTAATATCATTCCATTGTTTGAAACCACCCCTGATTTGCGCGATAGCGGCAAAATCATGGGTGAGTTATTTGCCTTGCCACAATGGCGTTTGCTGCTCAATTGCCGCAATCAAGTGCAAGAAGTGATGTTGGGTTATTCTGACTCGAATAAAGAAGGCGGCTATCTCACGTCAAACTGGGAACTCTATAAAGCCGAGCTTAACTTGGTCGAAGTGTTTTCTGCTGCCGGTGTCACGCTGCGTTTATTCCATGGTCGTGGTGGTACGGTTGGCCGTGGTGGTGGACCGGCTTACGATGCGATTTTGGCGCAGCCAGCCGGTTCAGTGAATGGGCAAATTCGCATCACCGAGCAAGGTGAAGTGATTACCGCCAAATATGCCGACCGTGAAGTGGGTCGACGTAATTTGGAGATTTTGGTTGCCGCCACCTTGGACGCCAGCTTTCAGCCTTTGATTGAGCAAACCGATGATGTCTTAGCGCGCCGTGTGTTGATGGAGCGTTTGTCGAGCCGCGCGTATCAGTTCTATCGTGATTTAGTCTATGCAACGCCGGACTTTATTACTTATTTCCTAGAAGCCACACCGATTACCGAGATTCCGAATTTGAATATTGGTTCGCGTCCAGCAGCCCGTCGCAATACCACTAGCATTGGCGATTTGCGGGCGATTCCGTGGGTGTTTTCTTGGTCACAATGCCGCTTAATGCTGCCTGGTTGGTATGGCTTTGGTACTGCAGTGGCTGAGTATCTGGATGAAACCGGGGAAGAAGGCTTAGCGTTATTGCGTGAGCTGTATAAAACTTGGCCGTTCTTGCAAGTAACGATTTCAAATATGGAAATGGTATTGGCTAAATCGGATATTGCCATTGCCGAACGCTATTCTGAGTTAGTGCAGGATCAAGCGATTGCCAAGCGTATTTTTGGCCGGATTAAAGCTGAATGGCAACGCTCGGTGGATGCCGTGTTGGTGATTACTGAGCATGATCAATTATTGGGTGACAATCCAATGTTGGCACGTAGTCTGGACAATCGCTTGCCATATTTAGATCCACTCAATCATTTGCAAGTTGAATTACTGAAACGAATCCGTAGCGGTGATGATTCGGAAGAATTACGTCATGCGGTGCATTTGACCATCAACGGGGTTTCAGCCGGTTTACGCAATAGCGGCTAATTACTCGCAATAAAAGGAAACGCCACCATGCGCCCAGTAAAACAATTGTTTGCTTGCGGCTGTATGGTGGCGTTTTTGCATTCTGCGCCAACTTGGGCCTTACCCAGTCATTTTAGCGATAAAGTCGAAGCGGCTTTAGCTTGTCGTAGTGAATGGTCAACAGAGTGGTGGCGAAGTTATTTTCGATTACATTTAGACCCGCCAATTCGAGTTTGGGGCGAGGCTGAGTGGTACGCTGGTAAAAATGCGCAGTTAGCTGGTAATAGCGCCCAAGAGATTTTTGTAAATATCCCAGAATCTGGTGCATTGATGGTTGGCGTATTGATTAATTCGCCGGTGGCCACGGTTAGAAAAAATATCGAAGAGCGACTCGGTATGCGCTTTGTCGAGCTTGCTGGGCCATATCCGCGGTTTTTATCTCAATTTGGTAGTGTCTTAGTGCCGACTTCAGCAGAGAAAACCAAATGGTATTGCGCGCGCTGGAATTTGGGTAACCGACCATAGCAATACCACTTGCTAGCCACTTTAAAGTGTAATTTAATTATGGAATTAATTACTGCCTTGTTATTTTTTTGTAATAAAATATTAACATTACAGAAGCTGGTTTAAGTGGCTGTTCTGCTTATTTCTAAAAGTGTCGGAAATACGCCATCTCTTTTTGATATTAATAAATTGATTTGTTGCGTTTTTGACTACATCATTATTTGTTAATGCTGCGTTGCAATATTTTATTTTTCGCGAAATAGGTATAGATAAATGCAATTTATTTAGTTTTGTTGCGGTGCAGCAATAGTGTTTTTGCCGTATTTGGTAGTCCCACTCGTTGATTATTGTGCGCATTTTCAAATGGGTTTATTTCATGGTTGAGGCGCTTGACAGGAAAAATACTTTGCTACTAAATAGACTTTGTCGTGATCAAAAATATAATTTTGGCGCGATGCAATCATTAAAAATGAATAATTATTACATTAATCTTTCATTTTTAAGGTTGAGGCAAGACCAGTTCGATTGCGCGGGTAATGCCAAAAATAATGAGGATGGAGACTAATAACGCTAGAAATATAAAAGCTTGAGCGGCATTGATGACTCAAGCTATACAGATGAAGTCATGACAGGGCGTAACTGAACTCGATCGGGGTTTGTGTTGCTGACGTAGTGCAGGATTGCCAATCAACCCTTCCCTTGTGGAAGGGTTTTTTTATTTATCCCGTACGCAAAGTGGTGGATAATCGCCTTTTGCTTTGTTGTGATGATTATGTCTGCTTCATTAAGCCCGCGTGCGAATTTAAGCGCAATGAATACCTTGGGTTTGACCGCCTATGCATCCCGAATTTTACACCTACAGTCGATCGAACAACTTGAACCATGGCGGCTCGATCCTGAATTAAATACGCGGCCATGGCTGATTTTAGGTGGCGGTAGTAACTTGGTCTTATCCGAGTCGCTCGATAGCGTGGTTGTTCATGTCGAGCTTAAAGGAAAGCGCTTATTACGCGAGGATAATGAGGCGTGGTACGTCGCAGCGGCGGCGGGCGAGCTGTGGCATCCTTTTGTGCAATGGACCTTGGCGCAAGGCTGGGGTGGGCTGGAAAACCTGTCTTTAATTCCGGGGACTGTCGGCGCTGCACCAGTGCAAAATATTGGTGCTTACGGCGTTGAGCTTAAAGATACCTTGGATCACTTGACCGCGATTGATTTAAGCAGTGGCCAGATGCAACAATTTAGCGCCGCCGAATGTCAGTTTGCCTACCGCGATAGTTTTTTTAAGCAATCGACAACGCCTTGGCTGATTTGTGAGGTCGTATTTCGCTTACCAAAAAATCATCAAACCAAAACCAATTATGGTGATATTGCTCACGCTTTACAGGCGATGCAATTGCCGGCAACGCCGAGTAGTGTTTCACAAGCTATTTGCCAAGTTCGCCAAGCCAAACTGCCCGATCCCGCTGTGATTGGCAACGCCGGCAGTTATTTTAAAAATCCTATCGTTAGTGCTGAGCATTACCAAAAATTACAGGCGCGCTTCCCGCAAATGGTGGCGTATGCCTTGGCCGATGGTCAGTATAAATTGGCTGCTGGCTGGTTGATTGAACAAGCTGGTTGGAAAGGGCGGCGCTTGGGACCGGTTGGCATGTATGAAAAGCAAGCTTTAGTCTTGGTTAATCATGGCGGGGCAACCGCCGCCGATGTACTGGCTTTGGAGCAAGCAGTGCAGGCCGATGTCGCCGCACGCTTTGAATTGGCTTTAGAGTCTGAGCCGGTTAAATGGTAGGTATGTTTAGCTAGGTATTATTCAATATGGATTAGAGAGCGATACCCTGTATCGCTCTCTTTTTATTCTATGGCCAGTAGCCGTGTGGTTTGCTAGCCGCGTTTGCGACTATTTTGCGGCTTATGCCAAGGCCTTGAGTAAAGCGTCATGGATGCCAGCAAAGCCACCATTACTCATCACTAAAATATGGTCTCCTGCTTGCGCGGATGCCGTGATCGCTTGGATTAATGCCGGTATGTCATTAAAACTTTGCGCTTTATCGCCCAATTGAGCCAATGCTTCGCTAGGCTCCCAGCCTAAATTAGCGCCATAACAATAAACTTGATCGGCAGCGGCTAAGCTGGCGGGCAGGGCGGCTTTCATTGTGCCGAGCTTCATCGTATTCGATCGCGGTTCAAGCACGGCCAAAATCCGCGCATTGCCGACTTTGGCGCGTAGCCCTGCAATGGTGGTGGCGATGGCCGTAGGATGATGGGCAAAGTCGTCATAGACGGTGATTTGATTGACGCAGCCTTTAATTTCCATACGTCGTTTTACATTGGCAAATTGCCCCAAAGCCTCAATGGCGACACTTGGCGTAACGCCTACATGGCGCGCTGCCGCAATCGCCGCTAAGGCGTTGTGCGCGTTGTGCTCGCCCATCAACGCCCACGTTAAACGGCCTTGTGCTTGACCATCGAGTAAGACTTCAAAGCCATCTGGGTACACGGTACCCACTTGCCAGCCGTGCTCGCTCCCAGCAAAAAACTCAGTTTCACTCCAGCAACCGCGATCGAGTACGCGTTGCAAGCTGGCTTCTTTGCGATTCACAATCACGCGGCCTTGGCTGGGAACCGTGCGAACCAAGTGATGAAATTGGGTTTCAATCGCCGTTAAATCAGCAAAAATATCGGCATGATCAAACTCTAAATTATTTAAAACGGCGGTGCGTGGGCGGTAATGCACGAATTTACTGCGTTTATCAAAAAATGCCGTATCGTATTCATCGGCCTCAATGACAAAAAATGGCGAGGTGCTGTGCTGATCTTGGCGTGGTGTTTGCGGCAAGCGCGCCGAAATGCCGAAGTTCTCAGGGATGCCGCCGATTAAAAATCCGGGGGCTAATCCAGCGTATTCTAAAATCCATGCCAGCATGCCCGTGGTGGTGGTTTTGCCGTGCGTACCGGCAATCGCCAATACCCACTTATCTTGTAAAATTTGTTCTCCCAGCCATTGCGGGCCTGAGGTATAGGGGAGTCCCGCATCTAAAATCGCTTCCATCAGCGGCATACCCCGTTTAACGACATTACCAACGACGTATAAATCGGGCTGCAGTGCTAGCTGCTCAACGCCAAAGCCTTCAATCAGTTCAATGCCGAGCGCTTCAAGCTGAGTCGACATCGGCGGATACACATTGCTATCGCAGCCGGTAACGGTATGCCCTGCTGCGCGCGCGAGTGCGGCAATGCCACCCATAAAAGTGCCGCAAATACCAAGAATATGAATATGCATAATGGAGATAACCGTAGTGCCCGTGGCGAAATTAAATCAAGTGAAATGAAAACGATTGTTTTTGAATAATGGACTTGGCGAAGTATGCACTTGTCCTTACAATCGAGGGCAATAGTATAAACCAACAATTAGGCTTTAATTCCATGACTCTGTCCACCCCTGTTAATCCGGTGGAAATTGCCCGCATAGCACTTAAGCGGCTTTCTGAGCGCGCTTTGCCGCCAACGCCTGAAAATTACACCCAATTTTATAACGCTATTTTGACGATTAAGGCACCAGAAAGCAAAACCTCAACTGAGATGCAAGTGGCATGGCAGGTGTTGTATAAGCTGGATGATGCTGTGGATGGAGCAAGTTTACTGACTGAATGTTTATTAGAAAATTTGGCGGATTCAAATCAGGTTTTTGAACAAAAACTTGGTGATTTAAAGCAAGTCCGTCAAGCGCATGTGGCGCAGCAAGTCAGTATTGAAGAAACGCAAGCATCCTTAGAAGACATGCTCAATGTGGTGATTAGCACCACGCATAATGTGCATTCCACGGTGAGAACATCGCATAGCGATTTACAGACCATTCGCGATTCGATTCGGCATATTGAAGAAGATTTGGCATTTAATCGCAAAGTGCTTGAGCAAGACGCCTTAACCGGCGCTTTAAATCGGCAAGGGCTGGACCATTTATTACTGCGCGAAGTCAAACGCGCGCAGCGTATTGATGGCCGTTTAACGGCGGCGATTATTGATTTGGATGACTTTAAGTTAATTAATGATCGATTTACGCATTTAGTTGGTGATCAGGTATTAATTCACATGACCAACCTCACCAAAGCGGTGCTGCGTGAATCCGATGTTTTAGTACGCTACGGTGGCGAAGAGTTTTTACTGCTGTTGGTCGACACTGATGTTCGCGGTGCGAGTTATGTGATTGATCGACTTAAATTAGTTGCTGGCCGAACGCCTTATATCCACCACAATCAAAGAATTGAAGTGCGTTTTTCTGCCGGTATTGCGCAGTTAAAAGACGACGAAAATGGCCGTGCTTTATTGTTGCGTGCGGACGAGGCTTTATACCGCGCTAAGCAATCGGGACGGGGTAAGACTGAAATCGCCGATTAAGCGCGACCTTGCCGTGTTTGGCGGCTTTGGGTCGGATGCTGCGTTATCCAACGCTGGCGTAGAAATGACTACGCCAGCGCTTAGAGCCTTGTCTTAGGCCAAAATACCCAGCAATGCGGTTGGCAAACCCAATGTCAACAGACCCTAGTTCAGCCAAAGGGCAAGATAGCCATTACGCAGTACAAGGATTGCAAAATACACATACAGCAGCGCTGAAATCGCATGGCAAGCTTGCTTAAAGCGATTGCCCATTACTTGGCCACCGTGGTGACTGGCAAAGACAATCCCCGCACTCCATGCGACACCACCAATAAAAAAGCCGAGTAAAAATTCCGCGCTGCTCAACCAAGAGCCATCGGTCGCTTGCGCGATCAGCGCGCCACCGACTGCGGCAAACCATAAAATCGACGTGGGTGAAGCCAAGGCCAGCATTAGTCCACGGCCAAATAAATGATGTTTGGGTGGTAGGGGCGGGTGGGCGGTTTCGGCGCGCTGCGCGTCTTGTAATGCTTCTTTGGCCATTTTCCACGCCAGATAAATCAAAATACTGCCACCACCGAGCCAAGTGACCCATTGCACAGCAGGAAACTGTAATAAATAGCGCATGCCAAGCAGCGCTAAAATGGCGTAGAACAAATCGGCAAAACAAGAGCCCAGTCCCAAAATAAAGCCAGCACGGCGGCCATGCTTCATGGCGACATCAATCATTGCCACATTCACCATGCCAATATCTAAGCACAATGATAAAGACAGCAAAATACCAGTAAAAAGTGTTTCCATTGTTTTTCTTTCGTAGCAGATTAAAACGTATTGCAAATAATTAAGGTGTTGATTGCGCAATTAACTCCGCCAAAAAGCTCGAGTAAATAAGATTAAAACCGAGAAAATCTCCAATCGTCCCAAGAGCATTGCAAAGCTGCACACCCAAGTTTGAAAATCAGTTAAGCCAGAATAATTACTGGCTGGGCCAACTTCACCAAGGCCTGGGCCGGCATTATTAATACAGGCAATAATGGCGCTAAAGCTGGAAATAAAATCCAGTCCCGATACCAGCAAGGCAAAAGTGAGTACCACAATGCTGGTGAAATATAAAAAGATAAACCCCATCACTGAAGCCAAAATCGAATTGGGAATAATTTGGCCGTTAACGCGTAAAGGATGAATCCCTTGAGGGTGCAACAGTAATGACATTTGCCGCCCGACTTCACGCGTTTGGATAATAGTGCGAATCATTTTAATACCGCCGCCGGTGGATCCAGCACACGCCGTAATCGCCGATAGCAGTAGCATCACTAAGGGCGCAAAGATCGGCCATTGGCCAAAATCAACGCTGGCAAAGCCGCAATCGGTTGCGACTGAGATTAAATTAAATGAAACATGGCGTAGGGAGGTGAGAAAGTCAGGATAGGTTTGCTGCCAGACTAAAAAGCCACTTAAACCGATAATGCTCGATGCAATCAGTAGCAGCATGGCTTTGAACTCAGAATCGTGCCAATACACTGAGAGTTTGCGTCCCGATAAAGCAAAATAATGCGTCGCAAAATTAGTTGCTGCTAACAACATAAACAGCATCAAAATCGCTTCAATCAGCGGCGAATTAAAAAAACCGACGCTGGCATCATGGGTAGAAAAGCCGCCAAGGCTAAGCGCAGCAAAAGCGTGGCATACCGCATCAAACCAGCTCATGCCGCCAACCCAGCGCAGCAGTAGCGCACAAAGCACGGTGAGGCCGGTGTAAATCAGCCACAGATTGCGGGCGGTTTCATGAATGCGTGGCGTGAGTTTGCTGTCTTTAATTGGGCCCGGGGTTTCGGCTTTAAATAACTGCATACCCCCCACACCTAATAGCGGGAAGATCGCAACAGCCAACACGATGATACCCATACCCCCTAGCCAATTGAGTAGGTGCCGCCATAAATTAATCGATTGAGGCAAATGGTCCAAGCCAACCATGACTGTGGCACCGGTGGTGGATAATGCCGACATGGTTTCAAAATACGCATTGGTAAATGACAGCTGCGGGTCGTATAGCATCAATGGCACTGCCGCAACGGCAGGCAGCGCGGTCCATAAACCCACGGCCAAAATAAAACCATCGCGCGGCATTAGCTCTCGCCGGTAATGCCGAGTGAGCAAAAATAAGCTGATGCTAAACAGCTGCAAACCAATCAAAGCTTGAATAAATGGCAGTAAAGCCGCGTCTTGACGCCACCATGCCATCGCAATTGGCACCAATAGACTGAGCGAAAACAAGATCGAGACGCGAGCGACGATATTGACGGTGGGTAATAATTTTTGTGCTAATTGCATTTAGAAAAAACCTAACGAAACCGCAAACAGTTTCTCAACGTCACGAATATGGCTTTTATTATCAATAAATAAAATCACATGGTCGTTGTTAAGAATCACCGTGTCGTGATGGGCCATTAAGACGGTGTTGTCGCGAATCACGGCCGCCAAATCAGCGCCTTGTGGCAGTTTGATGTCCTCGATTTTACGGCCAATGACTTTAGATGTATCGGGCGTGCCATGGGCAACGAGTTCAATGGCCTCAGCTTCGCCACGACGTAGGCTATGCACCGCGACAATATCACCTTGCCGTACATGAGCTAGTAGCGCGCCAATGGTGATTTGCGCTGGCGAGAGCGCAATATCAAT contains:
- a CDS encoding methyl-accepting chemotaxis protein; the encoded protein is MTLKFKAWALSIAVLVALIGVMLVGLITMRDMSASDNQARIEQLLKSTYLTITQLENLAASGQLTETQAKAIATQILRENKYHKSEYVYVTDEKLNFIATPLDPQLHGTSFNEFKDAKGGSVGAIALAALNQSGGALTAYPWTSERDGEVVELLSVAQKTPRWGWIVGNGVSSAEAHARFWSNARWQVWICLVVAGIVGFLMLTTVRRILNDLGGEPAEVLKLVQSVADGNLQNHHEADNASPHSIFASVIRMRESLRTVMSQLSQAVSTLHHTSEDIVSRAQDSNRLIEAQGHAASRIAHTAEQFAEQTRSAEQQANTARQQSESATAISAQGLTVISSAVTRFADIEQAVGDTQSSIDDLAQRVGSISAVIAVIRDVADQTNLLALNAAIEAARAGDMGRGFAVVADEVRKLAERTSSATQEIGLTITAVQGSGQNAKTRMDEMFIQLKEGIRQAKEGGEAVKAIRQETEATALVVGAIGNALAEQVHASMAIRNDVDEVAQSSNGTMSAAQGTVGAAQSIKVVSEQLATLVHKFRL
- a CDS encoding PhzF family phenazine biosynthesis protein, which translates into the protein MPQYSFHMLNVFAEKPLAGDPFVVFVVDDFPDTEICQALAYQMGGTEVAFFSPHTQQLQCYTPQYALPFSGRALIGAAAVARHLDPEFKSLLLTHNARQFKVGYSHEEYNFISSPSSTRPYDQSPLALAQALNISVHDLVLPILWVDNGVEQLMVQTHSRQSVLQAKPHPALLAQVLNSPNAMAQVTIWRRDAELFTVRCFSSDAFGVEEDFASGTAAANLGSYLLATGAKAPLQFRIEQGHTIQKLISRLCVINIKVNPLLQIYCSGKVNYLGNGIINL
- the ppc gene encoding phosphoenolpyruvate carboxylase — its product is MPVNLPIAEKDQPLKRDLDLLAALLSDTIREQAGAATAEQIEAIRQLAFRYVQGHEPDAGKALARSLSILDMPTTMALVRAFSYFSHLSNIAEDLHHNRRRRAHKIAGSKPQRGSIAAVIDDLLERNVKPSEMLALLADTLIAPVMTAHPTEVKRKTILNCHNALAALLTERDRSQMTPEEVRDNQEAMERVMLTLWQTREVRTVKLTVQDEIENGSTFFRNTFLHEIPRLYQDLEDKFSDMSGEAIQLPNFIQVGSWIGGDRDGNPNVTADVMRYAVSRQAGVALDHYYQQCLKLEGELSMSTRLVAVDQALSELAESAVDDKNRKIGEPYRQAVSAIASRIFATALEIGTFHHELHDVARAAAYKNVEELSADLATIERSLKAHGAVKLANGRLRRLQRAVSVFGFFLAPVDMRQNSAIHEKMIGELFQQAGLEEYSKLNEQSRRTVLLRELSSPRPLICPYDVTYSPEVQQELDILLAAAELQARYGEAVLPNYIISNCESVSDMLEVAVLLNDVGLVSLAPQVRSKVNIIPLFETTPDLRDSGKIMGELFALPQWRLLLNCRNQVQEVMLGYSDSNKEGGYLTSNWELYKAELNLVEVFSAAGVTLRLFHGRGGTVGRGGGPAYDAILAQPAGSVNGQIRITEQGEVITAKYADREVGRRNLEILVAATLDASFQPLIEQTDDVLARRVLMERLSSRAYQFYRDLVYATPDFITYFLEATPITEIPNLNIGSRPAARRNTTSIGDLRAIPWVFSWSQCRLMLPGWYGFGTAVAEYLDETGEEGLALLRELYKTWPFLQVTISNMEMVLAKSDIAIAERYSELVQDQAIAKRIFGRIKAEWQRSVDAVLVITEHDQLLGDNPMLARSLDNRLPYLDPLNHLQVELLKRIRSGDDSEELRHAVHLTINGVSAGLRNSG
- the murB gene encoding UDP-N-acetylmuramate dehydrogenase, yielding MSASLSPRANLSAMNTLGLTAYASRILHLQSIEQLEPWRLDPELNTRPWLILGGGSNLVLSESLDSVVVHVELKGKRLLREDNEAWYVAAAAGELWHPFVQWTLAQGWGGLENLSLIPGTVGAAPVQNIGAYGVELKDTLDHLTAIDLSSGQMQQFSAAECQFAYRDSFFKQSTTPWLICEVVFRLPKNHQTKTNYGDIAHALQAMQLPATPSSVSQAICQVRQAKLPDPAVIGNAGSYFKNPIVSAEHYQKLQARFPQMVAYALADGQYKLAAGWLIEQAGWKGRRLGPVGMYEKQALVLVNHGGATAADVLALEQAVQADVAARFELALESEPVKW